ACGATCTGTCTGTGATCTATTAATTATTCCAAATAAATCATTAAGATATTTAAAGTAATATTTCTGTTTACCTAATACTTTTTCATATTTTTTATCCAATTTAATACCCTCCGTTGACATAAGCCCTACATATCAAGTAAACTTATAATTGCTTGTGTTATAAGACTTACTTGATATGTAAGCTTAGTTATTTATTTAAGAGGTCCATTCGTATTTTTTTATATGGACCTTCTTTTTTATATGTTTTTGGTCCTCTTTTAACCCTAAATCCATATTCTATAAGCTTTATTAGCTTATCCCTTTCCTCCTCCGTATCATATGATGCCTTTAATTTAATCACTTATGCTTCACCTGCCTTGACTGATAAAAATATCATGCTGCTCCCTTATTAATTCATGAAGTGTTTTACTTTTTTCTATGGTTGCTATATTACTATTAATAACTATATATGTAATGCCATCTATTTTAGCTTTCATACCTCTAACCTTTTTAAAACTCTTTTCTAGTAAATAGAATTTGCTACTTTTATAGATAACTTTTATCAAATCTAAAATTTCCCTCATCCTCAATCCCCCTTATTTTTTTGAATTTTCTATTAATTTATCACGTTTAATGTCAATATCCCCTGCAAGGACTTTGCCAATATACTTTTTCAAATCAATATCATTACATTGCAGATATTTAATTTTTACGCTACGTATAATTACAATTAATGGCTTGTCCTTCATTTAAACTTCCTCTAAATTTAGTAAACACTTAAGTTTTGCATATAACTTTTTAAATATTTCTCCAGCTGGCTCAGGTTTATACTCTGCTGAATAAATATTTATTTTTAAAAGATTATTAGCAACACAATCAATAAAATGTAAACATTGATTATAAAATTTATCATCATGCTCCTCATTAAGAATTATATAAACCATTTCAGCAAGATTTTTATATATCATCCTGTTAGTTTCTGTATCTTTTGACATCAAGCCTACATTTGCTAAATACTCTATTACCTCTTTTTTATATTCAATTAATAAATTAGATCTACTCATTTTTAATCACCCTCCTATTTTATACACAGATCTGTAATTAATTGATACTTTGGTATCCACGCTAGTTTTATTGTTCCAGTTCTACCGTTTCGTTGCTTTTCAATTATAGCCTCTATAATGCCTTTATCATCAGTATTGGGATTATAATACTCATCTCTGTAAAGAGAAATAACTATGTCTGCGTCCTGTTCTATTGAACCAGATTCCCTTAAATCTGAAAGTATAGGTCTATGGTCATTTCTTCCCTCTGGTGCCCTGCTTAACTGCGCCAATGCAATGACATTTATATTTAATTCTTTGGCCATAAGCTTTAACTGCCTAGATATCTTACTTACTTCTTGAACCCTGTTAGTTGATTTTTCTGCACCATCAATGAGAGTTAAATAATCTATTATGACTACATCTAAGTCACTTTGTAATTTTCTCTTTTTGCACTCTGCTTTTATGCCATTTAGCGAATATATTTTGTCATATATTTTCAAACCGGAATTTACTATAATACCACTTTCTTGGCTTACCCTCATCCATTCTTTATCTGTTAATTTGCCTGATTTAATATTATTCATTTGAATTAGAGCTTTAGCTGCCAATGCCCTTTCCAGCAACTGTTCCTTTGACATTTCTAGCGAAAAAAAGCTTATATTATGCTGTTTAGCTATATTCAAAGCTATGTTTATTGCAAAAGCAGTTTTACCCATTGAAGGCCTAGCAGATACAACTATGAAATCACTTTTATTTAATCCATTTAAGGTTTTATCTAATACCCTATAACCTGTTTCTATTCCCTGTATAGCTCCCCCGTTTAGATATCTTTTTTCAAGACTGTCCAATACATTTACCATAGGCTTGTTTAATTCTCCGCTATCTACATTAATCTTGCTTTCAAACTCTAAACTTAGATCCTGTAATTCTCTTACTATGTCCTTTATGTCTGCATCTGTTTTTTCTATTTTTGTTGCATCTTTTTTCAATAGTGCAAGCAATTTTCTAGCATTGGAATACTTTTTTATTATCTCAGCATATGATTTTACACTTTCAGGCTGCAGAGTCTGACCTGTAAGCTGTGAAATATAAGTTATTCCACCAACTAAACTCAATTTTGAACTTAAATCCTCCGCAATAGTAGTTATATTAATATCTCTACCATTCGTATATAATCTCACAATAGCGGAATATAATAATTTATGACTATCCTCAAATAAATCATCACTTTTCAATAAATCTATGCAGTCACATAAATTATCAGGTTTAATAATCACAGATCCCAACAAATCTCTTTCAGCTTGTATATTATAAAGTTTCATGTCTTATCACCCTCCTATTTTATAAATCACATTATTCAATTTCTTGAAATGCTCCTGCATTTGGCCTGCACTCATTACTACTATTTGATTTGTTTTTTTCTTTAAGTTGTTTAGATTTTAAATATTCATCATAGTTACATTTGTTAGTACCTTCATCCATAAACGTACTTATTCCATTTTTTCTATTAAGAAAATCCTTTAAGCTCCATTTATAATTAAAATAGAAATCACTCTGGAGTACTTGTGAATAGGTGTATATTGCTTGTCTTATTTCTTTATCTGAATATGTTTTTAAAGCTTTATCTATTGCATTTTCCATATCTTTAGTTAATTTTTTATGAGTTATTATCTTTTTGCTATTCCAGTAATTAAATATCTCTAAATACTTCTTGTCATTTTTGAAATGACTATTAATATTCTTTTTATTATTTCTTTTTATATATTCTTTTTTAGATGTTTCAACTTTAGTTTCATTATCCGTTTCAATAACCGTTTCAGCATAACTATGTAATACCTTATTTCTCAATGCTTTAACCATTTCACCATCCGTTTCGTTAACCGTTTCATTAACCGTTTCAGCTGTAATATAAGAATATATAGATGGTTTTTTCTTACTATTTGACTTAAAAATAGACCTAATTATACCATGACTTTCAAATAATTTAATTAATCTACTTGCCTCTCTTGTACTAGATAAATTCAAGTCCTCATATACGCCTCTTGCAGTAAGATAAAATTGTCCTCTAGGCAAGAAATTTTTTTTGCTTATTCTCTGTAAATTTTCTTTATATGCTATATACCTACCAAAACAAGCCTCTACTTGCTTATTTTCAATCTCCATTTTAGCAATTTCTAAATCTAATTTTATATATGGCCTAATCTTGTCCATCTTACCACCTACTTGTTAGC
The genomic region above belongs to Clostridium sp. AWRP and contains:
- the dnaB gene encoding replicative DNA helicase, yielding MKLYNIQAERDLLGSVIIKPDNLCDCIDLLKSDDLFEDSHKLLYSAIVRLYTNGRDINITTIAEDLSSKLSLVGGITYISQLTGQTLQPESVKSYAEIIKKYSNARKLLALLKKDATKIEKTDADIKDIVRELQDLSLEFESKINVDSGELNKPMVNVLDSLEKRYLNGGAIQGIETGYRVLDKTLNGLNKSDFIVVSARPSMGKTAFAINIALNIAKQHNISFFSLEMSKEQLLERALAAKALIQMNNIKSGKLTDKEWMRVSQESGIIVNSGLKIYDKIYSLNGIKAECKKRKLQSDLDVVIIDYLTLIDGAEKSTNRVQEVSKISRQLKLMAKELNINVIALAQLSRAPEGRNDHRPILSDLRESGSIEQDADIVISLYRDEYYNPNTDDKGIIEAIIEKQRNGRTGTIKLAWIPKYQLITDLCIK